In one Oncorhynchus nerka isolate Pitt River linkage group LG7, Oner_Uvic_2.0, whole genome shotgun sequence genomic region, the following are encoded:
- the LOC135572491 gene encoding uncharacterized protein LOC135572491 produces MAKKSSSKKSFKSLFSKSEANLTDPVEKDDGGRKMFKLFKFKKKRKPNKDEEKQVVAGAAETNGSGGDALGRDAEDWPDVSHTKKTRSLTAPRSKHIAPPPPLTLTIPPSVFPSIARKQAKDLSYSEMDLRAKPKRFGTFTFGLKRRKKKSDGDLSQSIVVLHGPEPEFKGQEEEELLNLSLWDIGQGDTLNKRVRFAVSQPDLNTKTLVTSYPPPTVPKKSQAQEPPMDSPKTATNQPNSQMDTIIPLEVGRATRKVPLAMPEVEWNEISQEEESPDVQCDNPYASTDHTDTASPMDVDSFNPSPPPFPPNPPPPSYPSSSPPCYPLSPATSFSPFSSPPATVDTSNESDEMSPLPSADPVNSGIFHPVLPVTELSLSKTEASYVTLSIGQPVVVENITTVTPNTDPSPIAFDPNIEATITETDTTDVKTETFPLNPDSLADNTERPILNTVTSALITVNSVNDMDTNLTVINDETIPHLSLDSPFDSPSPILPESVKQESKTAIDHTDTSVSDPTQSLQSATDAPVPDMDIPATAVSKMDTSHPDTDTTANTNLTVTDTDSQPVFEDLYDSLFPGMFPSPHISGHTASALSTYTSGVVTLGVMMDTRCTPPNIDAPFENKLPPVPQTDTAHPSTDVSLAEPEAFAPLCFEPTLPTTEPMEMEDLEPERPTSDSPLPNTDIAVPDTGSSDTCDSLYDFIFPELFPSDQVSTISEPDLDKPVYVTDTDSVPLRPDCNTRPNLVDQSEHLTAALPVDLDTGDTENTDLVLHHSDMNMDNSDHILSDNVTLVSDILSASHPSTKNSSTLETTISIDASVSSTIAETMATETGQEAEVQIMEEENGQIEQNIMSYDVDVVRERSNDMSTMATEKVQEAEVEVMEDANSIGSNRQIKEHLPCDADVNRASSQCVIIPENSNAMEVAIPAVHYSILEDYMEESGVEEEMKGAGKQRKNGHETVEAGWSLGSQKVMEVMLETKDRGQENEVHREEKRRIESPEDGGAERLVPVEERGAREVSALVKEGWEDGVEPALPVQQVHTLVECESPAPPSITEQHGEEEGSGSNRSAVTHAYLVTEACADAHTLKQTPGHEEPQESQSGENEHAATGNRERQNTLATHNTLAHTTGREGNILDTLTAEEADLVTRTTEDTSSFSEQKAKVNTTSTHGENTFALDREATATDTESRTYTVKIEHEGTLGTEWIDNIVTQETDRASSVPEQVTVNPPVARDTILDRLRKRANGLATEDTERPGAEPEQVGGTLSVTADTLLNSLRNRVKFLSQPKGSLDASAVNSTALGNSEDSDSEIQQIVADLESDSEMKSYSSTLTLRPSPTHKGMDKSKQGFRKVSLVTDNDTTDHTEDSVDYRECTINEPNRTESDLGPVAPEYKWRNLYEGVQTTFEPKGETWRSDSQSDESRVSTYDGHYSSLSVYTRQLTSLGPPFQEPGLSSLSSETPRSPGNGRWLSDRSEVQLTRESSEPEAGTGRGSRRVWEEELATAPAGQREREVEQEGREGESMARKIKSGCDLQSLPVSNFSSAGQTIDNVDYSRGSSDSYSRQYKATRVDLLPSPSSSDPSPSSSPVTSEPGSPYHCDIESLVDTLKSMNPNLPQRQRRLRGTTAPSIISSLPSIEEDTPSSSPTNTKSPQVPPGSLLEGPNSRYNLPADLGLNWSAPKEMHSPLELMKLQQQQQQEQQAGDHQWNRGGLNLPLRASALSSIVMRKSSLGSDSSPEHSPSPC; encoded by the exons cacattgccccccctccccctctcacactcactatacctccctctgtctttccgTCTATCGCTCGCAAACAGGCCAAGGACCTCAGCTACTCAGAGATGGACCTCCGTGCCAAGCCCAAGAGGTTCGGCACGTTCACCTTTGGcttgaagaggaggaagaaaaaGAGTGACGGGGATCTCTCCCAGAGCATCGTGGTCCTCCACGGCCCCGAGCCAGAGTTCAAAGggcaagaggaggaggagcttcTGAACCTCAGCCTCTGGGACATCGGCCAAGGCGACACTCTGAACAAGAGGGTAAGGTTCGCTGTGTCTCAGCCTGACCTAAACACTAAGACACTGGTCACCTCTTATCCTCCTCCCACTGTCCCCAAGAAATCGCAAGCCCAGGAGCCACCGATGGACAGTCCTAAGACTGCCACCAACCAACCAAATTCCCAGATGGATACCATTATTCCTCTTGAAGTGGGCCGGGCTACAAGAAAAGTTCCTTTAGCTATGCCTGAGGTGGAGTGGAACGAGATCTCACAGGAAGAGGAGAGCCCGGATGTTCAGTGTGACAACCCGTATGCCTCAACAGACCATACTGACACAGCTTCTCCAATGGATGTTGATAGCTTTAACCCAAGTCCTCCACCTTTCCCACCCAACCCACCTCCACCGTCCTATCCATCTAGCTCACCCCCCTGCTACCCATTGAGCCCAGCTACATCCTTTTCCCCCTTTAGCTCTCCTCCTGCTACAGTTGACACTTCAAACGAGAGTGATGAAATGTCCCCCTTACCCAGTGCTGACCCTGTGAATAGTGGTATTTTTCATCCTGTCCTTCCTGTGACTGAACTCTCACTTAGCAAAACTGAGGCCTCTTATGTTACTCTCTCCATTGGACAACCTGTTGTTGTTGAAAATATCACCACTGTTACCCCTAATACAGATCCCTCTCCCATTGCCTTTGACCCCAATATAGAAGCCACTATTACTGAAACAGACACAACTGACGTTAAAACCGAGACCTTTCCTCTGAACCCTGATTCTTTGGCTGACAACACTGAGAGACCTATTCTCAACACCGTCACCTCTGCTCTTATCACCGTCAACTCTGTTAATGACATGGACACCAACCTAACCGTAATAAATGATGAAACTATCCCACACCTGTCCTTGGATAGCCCCTTTGACTCACCAAGTCCCATTTTACCCGAATCAGTTAAACAGGAGTCTAAAACTGCCATTGATCACACTGACACTAGTGTCAGTGACCCCACCCAATCATTACAGTCTGCCACTGACGCCCCTGTCCCCGACATGGATATACCTGCCACTGCAGTCTCCAAAATGGATACCAGCCACCCTGACACAGACACCACTGCTAATACTAACCTCACTGTTACTGATACCGACTCTCAACCAGTATTCGAAGATCTTTACGACTCTCTTTTTCCTGGAATGTTCCCCTCACCTCACATATCTGGCCACACCGCATCTGCTCTCAGCACTTACACTTCTGGCGTTGTGACATTGGGCGTGATGATGGACACTCGATGCACACCTCCTAATATAGACGCTCCTTTTGAGAACAAGCTTCCCCCTGTTCCTCAAACAGACACTGCCCACCCTAGCACAGACGTCTCCCTCGCTGAGCCTGAGGCCTTTGCGCCTCTGTGCTTTGAGCCTACACTCCCCACGACTGAGCCCATGGAAATGGAGGACTTAGAGCCTGAGCGTCCCACCTCCGACTCACCTCTCCCAAATACCGATATCGCTGTCCCTGATACTGGCTCTAGTGACACATGTGACTCTCTCTATGACTTTATTTTCCCTGAACTTTTTCCCTCTGACCAGGTGTCCACCATTTCTGAACCCGACCTTGATAAACCAGTCTATGTTACGGACACCGATTCTGTTCCGCTTCGACCAGATTGCAACACTCGACCAAACCTTGTTGATCAGTCGGAGCATTTGACCGCAGCTCTTCCAGTTGACCTTGATACGGGGGACACTGAAAACACAGATCTCGTCCTTCATCATTCTGATATGAACATGGACAACTCTGATCACATTCTCTCGGACAATGTCACCCTCGTTTCTGACATTCTTAGCGCTAGCCATCCAAGCACTAAGAATTCCAGTACTCTTGAAACCACCATCTCCATTGATGCGTCCGTCTCCTCAACAATAGCAGAGACAATGGCTACTGAGACAGGTCAAGAAGCAGAAGTGCAGATTATGGAAGAGGAAAATGGACAGATTGAGCAGAATATTATGTCCTATGATGTAGACGTTGTCAGGGAAAGATCAAATGATATGTCCACCATGGCTACTGAGAAAGTTCAAGAAGCAGAGGTGGAGGTAATGGAAGACGCCAACAGCATAGGTTCTAATAGACAGATTAAGGAACATTTGCCCTGTGATGCAGACGTTAACAGGGCAAGCTCACAGTGTGTGATCATACCAGAGAACAGCAATGCCATGGAAGTGGCCATACCAGCGGTCCATTACAGCATCCTGGAGGATTACATGGAGGAGAGTGGCGTTGAAGAGGAAATGAAAGGAGCAGGCAAACAACGGAAGAATGGTCATGAAACCGTTGAAGCGGGATGGAGTTTGGGGTCACAGAAAGTAATGGAGGTAATGTTAGAAACGAAGGATAGAGGTCAAGAGAATGAAGTCCACCGAGAGGAGAAGAGACGCATTGAGTCCCCAGAAGACGGCGGTGCAGAGAGGCTGGTGccggtggaggagagaggagcgagagaggtcTCGGCACTGGTGAAAGAAGGGTGGGAGGATGGGGTGGAACCAGCCCTACCTGTTCAGCAGGTGCACACACTCGTGGAATGTGAGTCGCCCGCCCCGCCTTCCATCACAGAGcagcatggagaggaggaggggtcagggagTAACCGGAGTGCAGTTACACACGCTTACCTGGTAACAGAGGCCTGCGCTGATGCACATACACTCAAACAGACCCCAGGCCACGAAGAGCCACAGGAGTCTCAAAGTGGCGAGAATGAACACGCTGCCACcggcaacagagagagacagaacacactcgCAACACataacacactcgcacacaccaCAGGCCGAGAGGGGAACATTTTAGACACACTCACAGCAGAGGAAGCGGACCTAGTCACTCGTACTACCGAGGACACATCCTCTTTCTCTGAGCAGAAAGCAAAAGTCAACACCACTAGCACACATGGCGAGAACACATTCGCACTTGACAGAGAAGCGACAGCGACAGACACAGAGTCCAGAACATACACTGTAAAGATAGAACATGAAGGGACACTCGGTACTGAGTGGATAGACAATATTGTCACGCAGGAAACAGACCGAGCCAGTTCAGTGCCAGAGCAGGTGACAGTGAATCCTCCTGTCGCACGAGACACAATCCTCGACAGACTTCGAAAGAGAGCCAACGGTCTTGCCACTGAGGACACAGAGAGACCCGGTGCAGAGCCAGAGCAGGTGGGAGGGACGCTATCAGTCACTGCAGATACACTCCTCAACTCACTGAGGAACAGAGTCAAATTCCTCAGCCAGCCCAAAGG GTCTCTGGATGCTTCAGCTGTTAACAGTACAGCTTTAGGAAACTCTGAGGACTCCGATTCAGAAATTCAGCAGATAGTGGCTGATCTGGAGTCAGACAGCGAGATGAAGTCATACAGTTCCACTCTCACTCTAAGACCCTCTCCCACCCACAAGGGCATGGACAAATCAAAACAGGGCTTCCGCAAAGTTTCCCTGGTCACTGACAATGACACCACAGACCACACTGAAGACAGTGTGGACTACAGAGAATGCACGATCAACGAACCGAATAGAACTGAAAGTGACCTAGGTCCAGTCGCACCAGAATACAAATGGAGGAACCTGTACGAGGGGGTGCAAACTACTTTCGAACCCAAAGGGGAGACCTGGCGCTCTGACTCTCAGTCAGATGAGTCAAGAGTGTCCACATACGATGGACACTACTCTTCCCTCTCTGTGTACACACGACAACTCACCTCTCTCGGGCCGCCATTCCAAGAACCTGGcttgtcctccctctcctcagagACACCCCGTTCCCCTGGCAACGGCCGCTGGTTGAGTGACAGGAGCGAAGTTCAGTTGACCCGGGAGAGTAGCGAGCCAGAGGCAGGAACAGGCAGGGGGAGTAGGAGGGTGTGGGAGGAGGAGCTAGCCACTGCAcctgcaggacagagagagagagaggtagagcaagaggggagggagggagagtccaTGGCAAGGAAGATAAAGTCAGGCTGTGACTTGCAATCACTCCCAGTCTCAAACTTCTCCTCGGCGGGTCAGACCATTGACAACGTGGACTACAGCAGAGGCAGCAGTGACTCCTACTCCAGACAGTACAAGGCCACCCGCGTGGATCtgctcccttccccctcctcctcggacccttccccctcttcctctcccgtgACCTCTGAGCCGGGCTCCCCCTATCACTGCGACATAGAGAGCCTGGTGGACACCCTGAAGAGCATGAACCCTAACCTTCCCCAGAGGCAGAGGAGGCTGCGTGGGACCACCGCCCCCTCCATcatctcctccctgccctccatcGAGGAGGAcacccccagctccagccccaccAATACCAAATCTCCCCAGGTGCCCCCTGGGTCTCTGCTGGAGGGCCCCAACAGCCGCTACAACCTGCCCGCAGACCTTGGCCTCAACTGGAGTGCCCCCAAGGAGATGCATTCCCCTCTGGAGTTGATGAAGcttcaacagcagcagcaacaggagCAACAGGCTGGAGACCACCAATGGAACCGTGGAGGCCTCAACCTCCCACTCCGAGCCTCGGCTCTTAGCAGCATCGTCATGAGGAAGAGCTCCTTGGGCAGTGACTCTTCCCCAGAGCACTCGCCGTCCCCCTGCTAA